Genomic DNA from Nitrosarchaeum koreense MY1:
TACACATATCCTGCATGTGGGCAAATCACTCCAAAAATTTTTTTTTTGATATTTGATGGTGGGATTTTACCTGGACCGAAATTATGTAGAAAACATTCTTTGATTACTTTTTTTAATTCTTTTTTTTCATTTGGATAGAACATTCCGGCTACTGCCGGCGTTCTAATTTGCATTACTCTATTTCCTCTTCCGTTATCTTTGTTTCAAAATCATCGATTTCGTATTTCATTGGTTCATCTTCTTTTAATTCTCCTCTTTCGATGAGAATTTGACGAACCAATAACCAATATACTGTGGCAAGAGCTTTTCTTCCTCTGTTGTTTGCAGGAATAATTACATCAAGTTTTGATGTAATGTTATCTGTATTTGAAATTCCAATTACTGGAATACCGGCATTTGTAGCTTCTGTAATTGCTTGTACATCTACTTGAGGATCGGAAATTAAAACTAATTTTGGTTCAATATAATATGGTAAAGATGGATTTGTAAGAGTTCCAGGCATAAATCTGCCAAGTAATTTTTTAGAACCTAGCATTTCACAAAATTTCTCAATTGGAGTATTGGCATACTGTCTAGCTGAGCATACAATTAGTTTATCTGTTCCTAAACGATTGATAAATTTAGCTGCTATTTTGATTTTTTCTAATGTTATATCGATATCTAACATGTAGAGTCCTTCAGGACTGGCTTTTGTGATAAACGGAGTCATGAATTTCGTCTTTACTGGAGTTCCTACTCTGATTCCAGTAGATAGGATCTTCTTTTTGATATCTGTGGATTCTGTTTGTTCACTCATAGCGATTTTAAATCTCTGCCATACCGCGTATTAAATCATGCTCTGATAGGCGTATAAGCTCATTTAACTTTGCGACCCTTTCTCCACCTACTATGCCAACTTTGAGCATTTTTGACTTTGTTGCTAATCCTATATGAGCAATATGCGAATCTGTAGATTCTCCAGATCTATGTGATGTGATTAATTTTATATTATTTTGATTAGCTACTTTAGCAAATTCAAATGCATCGTAAAGACTACCAGCCTGATTGACTTTTAGGATTGCAGCATTACATGATTTCATGTTGATTGCCTTTGTTAGAATGTCTTTATTTGTAACCGTTAGATCATCTCCTGTTACTAATGTTTTTGGAAATTTAGCAGTTAATTCTGCCATGTCTTCAAAAGCTTCTTCGTGAACTGCATCTTCTGCATAAATTAATTTATATTTTTTAATAATATTTGCTGCAAATTCAATTTGTTCTTCTGAAGAATTCACAAATCCCGCTCTTTCGTAAACATATTTTTCTTTTTCTTCACTCCATTGGGTAGATGATGCAAAGTCTACTCCTAATGCCACTTCTTTACCTAATGTAAATCCCAAATTCTCACAAGCTTTTGCTGAAAGTTCTAATGCTTTTTCATTTTTTAGTTTTGGAGCCCATCCTCCTTCATCCCCTCGTCCATTAGTAAAACTTGGATCTTCTTTTTCCAAAATACGACGTAATTCCTTATGAACTGCCAAATTAGTTTCAATTGCATCTCTAATTGTTTTTGTTCCTATGGCACAAATCAAAATTTCTTGTATATCTGGAGTTCCTGGTCCTGCATGCGCTCCTCCTCCTAAAATATTTCCTAAAGGAAACGGAAATTTGAAAGATGATTCTGATGATAATGTTTGAAACAAAGAGGTATCCTTTGCTTTTGATGCTGATTCCATTGAAGCAATACTTACTGCAAATGCAAGGGCGCCCCCAATTTTTGCATAATTTGAAGATTGATCTATACTTCTTAGTGTATCATGTATAGTCTTCAAATCTGATGATTCTAAACCAATAAATTTTTGAACATTCTCATTTAACATTCTAAGGCTTTCTTCAGGTTTTTCATTTGGGAAACTTACTGCTTCATACTTTCCAACGCTTGCTCCCGAAGGTGCACACACTCTACCTAGAAATTTATTTTCTGATATAATGTCAACTTCAACAGTTTTACTTCCGCGACTATTGTAAATAATACGTCCATTAATGGATGTTATTTTTGACAAACTATTCTAATTCTGATTGGACTTCTTGGTGTCTTCTTTGGATTGCTTCATAAAATGGAATAACCTGTTGAATAGTTTCCACTGTAGTCAAAAGCATTCTTCTACAACAATATCTGTTAATTCCCAAAGAATCTAGTCCTTTAGCTGGATCTTCTCCAGATCTTACTTTATTTTGATAATCTTCATACTTATCAGCAATTAAATTTCCACAGGTAAAACATCTAACAGGAATTAACATACGTACAAAAAAGTAATCAAGGATTATAAAAACCATACAAGGATTTTTTATTGCGGGTGTCGCCCAGCCTGGCCAAAGGCGCTAGCTTGAGGGGTTAGTCTCTTAGGAGTTCGTGGGTTCAAATCCCATCACCCGCATATTATTTGATTTAATGTAGATTCTATTTTTGAAGTTTGTTTAATGCTGCAATCAGATCTGAACGTCTTTTCTCTTCAGTAATTGCACCTCTTACATCATCAATTAAAATACGATCTACGTCTATTTTTCTTCTAGCTTCTTTTACCACTTTATCATACATTGAAAATGGATACAAATTCAAATACAGATTTTCCATCACTTCAAAAATTCTTGTTGCATCATCAATATCTCCAATCCTAATTTTATCAAAAATCATTCTTTTTAATTCTCCTATACAATCTAATAATCCTAAAACATATGATTCTGGCATTACTCCTAATTCTTTTTCTGAAGGAATTTCCTTTTTTTCAATTATGGCGATTAATGATGCAGCCTCGACAAATTCTTGTTCAGGTGTAATCATATATTTTTGAAGATCAGGTGTAGTTTTTTTCTTATATTTTTTTAACAAAATATCTGCTTGTTTAAGATAATTTTTTGCTATTTTAATATCCCCTTTATGGGACGATATGATTGATTTGCTAGAAATAATTATTACTTCTCTTGTATTTTTTAATAAAAATTCTCTAGCATCCTGAATTTCTGCTAAAGATTTTGCAATTTTATTTAAAGATGGCTTTACTTTCTTTAATGTCATGTTGGTGTATGGCAAAAGCCTAGAATAAATCATTTGCCAAAGCTCTTATTTTGGAATATTTCTTTTCTATATTATGGAGATAACTGTAGATCAAATGTATCAAATAGAAAATAATGGTCATGCTATGGGTTTTTTAAAAAAATTTATGATGGAAAATGCAGGAGCTGCAGCTGTACGACGATTAGTTGAAAAATTTGATGTCACGTCAAAAAATATTTTGATTTTTGTGGGTATGGGTAATAATGGCGGTGATGGTTTAGTTATGGCAAGACATCTTTCCGGATATGGAGCTATAGTGACAATACAACTTTTAGGATCTCCTGATAAAATAAAAACTGAAGAAAGTTCTTGGAATTGGTCTATTTTAAAAAAAATGCCTTCTGTAAAATTACTTAGCGGTGATAATTTACATTTTGATTTTATTCCAGATGTAATTATTGATGCAATATTGGGTACTGGAATATCTGGTGAAATTAGGGAGCCATATGTATCTGCAATTAATTACATTAACAATTCTAGTTGCTTCAAGTTTGCAGTAGATGTTCCATCTGGATTGGATCCACAAACAGGAGAAACTGCAAATATTTTTGTAAAATCTGATATGACAGTAACATTTCATAAAATGAAACAGGGTATACCAAAAAGAAAAGATTTGACTGGTGAATTATATGCAGAAAAGATAGGAATTCCTCCAGAGGCTGAAGAGGGAGTATTATGAAAGTACATCAAATTCAAGTTGGGAACATGCAGAATTTTACTTATGTCGTAGAGGATGAAGAGACCGATGAGGCTATAGTGATTGACCCTTCTTGGGATCTTGAACAAATTGAACAAATCATCCAACGAAATAATTTAAAAATAAAATATGTCATAAACACTCACCATCATTTTGATCATACTCTAGGAAATGAGGGTATGGTGAAATTAACCAATGCACAAATAATTCAGCATGAAAAATCAGAATTAAAACATGATATTGCTGTAAAAGATGGCGATGTAATTGAATTTGGGAATTCAAAGTTGACTGTTTTACACACTCCAGGTCATTCAAAAGATAGTATGTGTTTAATTGGAGATGGGAAAATTTTTTCTGGCGATACTCTTTTTGTAGGAAATTGTGGACGAATAGATCTACCTGGAGGAAGTGCCAAAGAATTGTATCACAGTCTTTTTGATGTTCTTTATTCATTAAATGACGATCTAATCCTTTACTGTGGACATAATTATGGAAATTCTTTAACATCTACTATTGGAAAAGAAAAGTTGACTAATTTTGTCATGCAAAAACGAACTGAACAAGAGTTTCTTGACATGATGGGACAATGAGCTATTTAGATGATTTTGAATTTTTTGGTAATGTGAAGAAAGCCCAAGATTTTGTTGATGGTGTTAAATCTGGAAATTTTTTATTCTCACTTGCAATATCTTATACTGAGACTTGTGAAATCCCCGGCATAACATTTGCTGGTGCTGACAAAGATTCAATAAAATTTACTCCTCCGGCAGACGCAGAATATCTTTACTATGGTTATTGTAAAACTATAGATAAAATTCCAATGACCCCTGACGGTAAACCTACACCTGGTTTACTTACAAAGACAGCATTAGAATCATGTAGCATTCCACATATAGTAATTAATGCTGGAAGTAAGATTTCTCCCCAACTGCCTTTTATACAAACCGATTTGTTACATGGACAAAATATTTCAGTTGAATCTGCAATGAATAATTCTCAAGTATCGCTGGCAGTAGATTATGGTAGAATGGTGGGAAGAACTTTAGCTTCAATGACTGATTGTTTGATTATAGGCGAAAGTATTCCGGGTGGTACAACCACTGCACTTGCTGTATTGCGTGGATTAGGATTCAAAGCTAATGTAAGCTCTAGTATCCCAAATAATCCTGTAGAACTAAAAAATCAAATTGTAAATACTGCATTAGAAAGAATAACTTCAAACAATCCCTATCATATAATATCTGAAGTTGGTGATCCTATGATTGCTTTTGTAACTGGTATGTTAAGCTCAGCATCTGAAGTGACCAAAGTAATGTTGGCGGGTGGTACACAAATGACTGCCGTATTGGCATTTGCCTCAAAAATTGGTTTCAATGAACAAAACACTGCTATTGGAACTACTTCCTATATCATTGATGATGAAAGTGCAAATTTTAAATCACTTGTTTCAGAAATTGCTGATATACCGGCAATAGCTGTAAACCCTGGACTTGTAAATTCAAAGTTTTCTGGACTAAAAGCATTCTCACAAGGATATGCAAAAGAAGGAGTTGGTGCAGGCGGTAGTATGATTGCGTCAATGATCAAAACTGGAAGCAATGCATCTAATTTTTTACCATTAGCCGAAAAAGAGTACCATAGACTTTTTACTTCACTGTGACTGATTTAGCCAAATTCCTTGGATAATCTGGATCTGTATCTTTTTCAATTGCAGCATAATATGATAACAATTGTATTGGAATTGTTTCTGAAATTGGATAGGTCAATTCACTAGTTTTTGGAATTTCTATCCAATAATCATAAACATCGCTTTTTTCATCTGATATGCCGATTATCTTTGCACCACGTGCTTTAATTTCTCTAGCACTCGTTAATGTATCCGAATATGTAGAATCCTTTGGATTAATTATTATTACAAAAACATTGGAATCCATAAGTGCCAGAGGCCCGTGTTTTAATTCCCCTCCAGCAATTCCTTCTGCATGAATGTATGTGAGTTCTTTTAACTTCAAAGCTGATTCTATAGCTATTGGATAATGAACTCCTCTACCTAAAACGTAAATATCTGAGATTTCTTTAATTTCCTTAGCAATGTTTCTTACTTGAGCATGATTTTCAAGAATCTTTGAAATTGCATTTGAAATTTCTTTATAATCTATAACAAAATTTCCATTACAAATCACTTCTACTAATTTGTATATTATAATAATTTGTGATGTGAAACTTTTTGTTGCAGCAACTCCTATCTCTGGACCACAATTCATGCCAATAATGAAGTCTGATTCTCTTGCCAAAGATGATGTAAGCGAATTTACTATGGATATGATCTTGCATTTCTCTTTTTTAGCAATATTCACAGCTTCTAACACATCTGCACTTTCACCACTTTGAGAAATTGCAATTAATGTTGACTCTGGTTCAATTATCTGAGATGAAAATTGTAATTCACTTGAAATTATGGTGTCTACCTTAATTTTTGCATATTTTGCTAAGATTTGTTTTGCTATTAGCGCTGCATTATAACTAGTTCCGCTTCCTGTTATGTAGATATTATTTGAATTTTTAATATGATTTCCTGCATTTTTTATGGCATTTTTAGTATTCTCTCCTGATTTGAATATGATATCAGGTTGTTCTGAAATTTCTTTTAATGTAAAATGTGCATAATCTCCTTTGTATGCATCTGCAAATTCTTTTGATACTTTAGTAATCTGTTGTTTTACAATATTTCCATTAAAATCAAAAATTTCCAATTTATCTTTTTCAATTAAAACAAAATTTCCATTTTCAATGTATATTGCATTATCTGTTTGTTCAATGAATCCTAAAACATCACTTGATAGAAAATAGCTGTTTTTTCCGATTCCTACAATTAATGGTTCATGGAATCTTGCAGCAGCCATTTGACCATTCTCAAACATTGCAACAAATGCATAATTCCCTTTCAACTCTGATACTGTTTTGATTATTGCATCTTTGACATTCTTGATCTTCTCATAATTTTTTTGAAGAAGATTAGCTATTACTTCGCTATCTGTTTCGCTTTTGAAAATATATCCCTCTTTTTCTAATTGTTTTTTTAATTCTTCAAAATTCTCTATAATTCCATTGTGTACTATTGCTAATTTTCCAGAATTGCTAGGATGTGGATGTGCATTGACATCTGTAACTTTTCCATGAGTTGCCCATCTAGTATGGCCTATTCCAATTTTTCCAGGTAATGAATCAAGTTGAATCTTGGAATTTACCTCCTCTACTTTTCCAGTTCCTTTTTTTAATTCAATTTGACTATTTGATTCAGTTGCAACCCCTACACTATCATATCCTCGATATTCCATTCTCCTTAATCCTTTGACTATTATGGGTGCTGCTACTTCATTTCCATAATACCCGATAATTGAACACATAGTTGATCTATTTTATAATGTGAGGGGTTATTTACTGTTAGACTTGTTTTTTATTATTATTTGGTTGAAGAACTTTCTACGGCATCTTCAGATTCTTTGGCTGCATCTATGTCTGAATTAACTTCTTGAGTTGTTTCTGGTTTTTTAGTACTTTCTAACATACTTGGAATGTTAGATTCAGGTGAAAAGTGAATATTCTTTTCCTCTTCAAGTGTTACAATATATGATGGGATGTCTACCTTTCTATCTCCAATCATTATGTGTCCATGAATTACTGCTTGCCTTGCTTGATAAGGTGTTTTAAATCCGAATTTTCTTGTTACAATTGTTTGTAGTCTACGCGAAAGTAAATCGTTAACTTGGAGATTCAACACATCATCTAATGTTGATTCATTACT
This window encodes:
- the rpsB gene encoding 30S ribosomal protein S2 produces the protein MSEQTESTDIKKKILSTGIRVGTPVKTKFMTPFITKASPEGLYMLDIDITLEKIKIAAKFINRLGTDKLIVCSARQYANTPIEKFCEMLGSKKLLGRFMPGTLTNPSLPYYIEPKLVLISDPQVDVQAITEATNAGIPVIGISNTDNITSKLDVIIPANNRGRKALATVYWLLVRQILIERGELKEDEPMKYEIDDFETKITEEEIE
- the eno gene encoding phosphopyruvate hydratase, producing the protein MSKITSINGRIIYNSRGSKTVEVDIISENKFLGRVCAPSGASVGKYEAVSFPNEKPEESLRMLNENVQKFIGLESSDLKTIHDTLRSIDQSSNYAKIGGALAFAVSIASMESASKAKDTSLFQTLSSESSFKFPFPLGNILGGGAHAGPGTPDIQEILICAIGTKTIRDAIETNLAVHKELRRILEKEDPSFTNGRGDEGGWAPKLKNEKALELSAKACENLGFTLGKEVALGVDFASSTQWSEEKEKYVYERAGFVNSSEEQIEFAANIIKKYKLIYAEDAVHEEAFEDMAELTAKFPKTLVTGDDLTVTNKDILTKAINMKSCNAAILKVNQAGSLYDAFEFAKVANQNNIKLITSHRSGESTDSHIAHIGLATKSKMLKVGIVGGERVAKLNELIRLSEHDLIRGMAEI
- a CDS encoding DNA-directed RNA polymerase subunit N — encoded protein: MLIPVRCFTCGNLIADKYEDYQNKVRSGEDPAKGLDSLGINRYCCRRMLLTTVETIQQVIPFYEAIQRRHQEVQSELE
- a CDS encoding RNA-binding protein — translated: MTLKKVKPSLNKIAKSLAEIQDAREFLLKNTREVIIISSKSIISSHKGDIKIAKNYLKQADILLKKYKKKTTPDLQKYMITPEQEFVEAASLIAIIEKKEIPSEKELGVMPESYVLGLLDCIGELKRMIFDKIRIGDIDDATRIFEVMENLYLNLYPFSMYDKVVKEARRKIDVDRILIDDVRGAITEEKRRSDLIAALNKLQK
- a CDS encoding NAD(P)H-hydrate epimerase; amino-acid sequence: MEITVDQMYQIENNGHAMGFLKKFMMENAGAAAVRRLVEKFDVTSKNILIFVGMGNNGGDGLVMARHLSGYGAIVTIQLLGSPDKIKTEESSWNWSILKKMPSVKLLSGDNLHFDFIPDVIIDAILGTGISGEIREPYVSAINYINNSSCFKFAVDVPSGLDPQTGETANIFVKSDMTVTFHKMKQGIPKRKDLTGELYAEKIGIPPEAEEGVL
- a CDS encoding hydroxyacylglutathione hydrolase family protein yields the protein MKVHQIQVGNMQNFTYVVEDEETDEAIVIDPSWDLEQIEQIIQRNNLKIKYVINTHHHFDHTLGNEGMVKLTNAQIIQHEKSELKHDIAVKDGDVIEFGNSKLTVLHTPGHSKDSMCLIGDGKIFSGDTLFVGNCGRIDLPGGSAKELYHSLFDVLYSLNDDLILYCGHNYGNSLTSTIGKEKLTNFVMQKRTEQEFLDMMGQ
- the cobT gene encoding nicotinate mononucleotide-dependent phosphoribosyltransferase CobT, whose amino-acid sequence is MSYLDDFEFFGNVKKAQDFVDGVKSGNFLFSLAISYTETCEIPGITFAGADKDSIKFTPPADAEYLYYGYCKTIDKIPMTPDGKPTPGLLTKTALESCSIPHIVINAGSKISPQLPFIQTDLLHGQNISVESAMNNSQVSLAVDYGRMVGRTLASMTDCLIIGESIPGGTTTALAVLRGLGFKANVSSSIPNNPVELKNQIVNTALERITSNNPYHIISEVGDPMIAFVTGMLSSASEVTKVMLAGGTQMTAVLAFASKIGFNEQNTAIGTTSYIIDDESANFKSLVSEIADIPAIAVNPGLVNSKFSGLKAFSQGYAKEGVGAGGSMIASMIKTGSNASNFLPLAEKEYHRLFTSL
- the glmS gene encoding glutamine--fructose-6-phosphate transaminase (isomerizing) — encoded protein: MCSIIGYYGNEVAAPIIVKGLRRMEYRGYDSVGVATESNSQIELKKGTGKVEEVNSKIQLDSLPGKIGIGHTRWATHGKVTDVNAHPHPSNSGKLAIVHNGIIENFEELKKQLEKEGYIFKSETDSEVIANLLQKNYEKIKNVKDAIIKTVSELKGNYAFVAMFENGQMAAARFHEPLIVGIGKNSYFLSSDVLGFIEQTDNAIYIENGNFVLIEKDKLEIFDFNGNIVKQQITKVSKEFADAYKGDYAHFTLKEISEQPDIIFKSGENTKNAIKNAGNHIKNSNNIYITGSGTSYNAALIAKQILAKYAKIKVDTIISSELQFSSQIIEPESTLIAISQSGESADVLEAVNIAKKEKCKIISIVNSLTSSLARESDFIIGMNCGPEIGVAATKSFTSQIIIIYKLVEVICNGNFVIDYKEISNAISKILENHAQVRNIAKEIKEISDIYVLGRGVHYPIAIESALKLKELTYIHAEGIAGGELKHGPLALMDSNVFVIIINPKDSTYSDTLTSAREIKARGAKIIGISDEKSDVYDYWIEIPKTSELTYPISETIPIQLLSYYAAIEKDTDPDYPRNLAKSVTVK
- a CDS encoding 30S ribosomal protein S4 encodes the protein MGDPKYPRRMWRKPKRPLNYELKMDELKTLGTFGLRSKRELWKAHTELSRVRHQARSLLALRQEIRLEKEPILMKSLSRIGLVSNESTLDDVLNLQVNDLLSRRLQTIVTRKFGFKTPYQARQAVIHGHIMIGDRKVDIPSYIVTLEEEKNIHFSPESNIPSMLESTKKPETTQEVNSDIDAAKESEDAVESSSTK